A window of the Lactuca sativa cultivar Salinas chromosome 7, Lsat_Salinas_v11, whole genome shotgun sequence genome harbors these coding sequences:
- the LOC111912363 gene encoding leucine-rich repeat extensin-like protein 3 yields MEQLHTSNAVTRKWYFCFLLISIFSKVEPSTTPDANLLCISECGTCPVICSPPPSPPAQSKSPSLPVESKPPPSPSTDDSEPPPYLTPIYHATPPPRSQPMPSSPPHTKSCPPPSYITMGTNAPPPPPPPKVVVVPSTQVPAVEPKNNPYPYYYFYASKGVTFSLDFTGFVIVFVSFHVIFLLLG; encoded by the coding sequence ATGGAACAACTCCATACTTCCAACGCAGTAACACGTAAATGGTACTTCTGTTTCCTCTTGATCTCTATATTTTCGAAAGTCGAACCATCAACCACACCAGACGCAAATTTACTATGCATTAGTGAGTGTGGCACGTGTCCTGTCATATGTTCTCCACCACCTTCACCACCGGCCCAGTCAAAGTCACCATCACTGCCCGTTGAGTCAAAGCCGCCACCATCACCATCAACAGATGACTCAGAGCCACCACCTTATCTGACTCCCATATATCATGCAACACCACCGCCACGATCACAGCCTATGCCTTCATCTCCGCCACACACTAAGTCATGTCCACCACCGTCGTACATCACAATGGGTACCAATGCACCTCCACCTCCGCCTCCACCCAAAGTGGTGGTGGTGCCTTCGACTCAGGTTCCGGCTGTCGAACCGAAGAACAATCCATACCCGTATTACTACTTCTACGCCTCGAAGGGTGTTACCTTTTCTCTTGATTTTACGGGTTTTGTTATTGTGTTCGTGTCTTTTCATGTCATCTTTCTTTTGCTCGGGTGA